From a region of the Nitrososphaerales archaeon genome:
- a CDS encoding DUF6114 domain-containing protein translates to MAKIENVKSGFGLASGLSLSGGVLIVLASVTSLIWHAAFTQMGGMVGMQRWMFGSGFTAMIFGISAIGIVSGGLIILGAIMMNRKPEENNRWGVIVLVFSVISFMGTGGFFIGAVLGIIGGILAVVKH, encoded by the coding sequence ATGGCCAAAATTGAAAATGTGAAGAGTGGATTTGGTTTAGCCTCTGGCTTATCCCTATCAGGAGGAGTCTTGATAGTACTTGCTTCTGTGACTTCCTTGATCTGGCATGCTGCATTCACTCAAATGGGAGGAATGGTTGGAATGCAGCGATGGATGTTTGGATCAGGATTTACAGCGATGATCTTTGGAATATCAGCAATTGGAATTGTCTCTGGCGGGCTGATAATACTTGGCGCAATCATGATGAACAGGAAGCCTGAGGAGAACAATAGATGGGGAGTCATCGTGCTTGTGTTCTCAGTCATCAGTTTCATGGGCACGGGAGGATTCTTTATAGGTGCGGTACTCGGCATCATTGGCGGAATATTGGCAGTTGTCAAGCATTAA
- the acs gene encoding acetate--CoA ligase gives MSDSPIKLYQESTKFRIAKGTGDGRRLHEFRAYALKDPERFWAEQARFLTWFKQWEKVLEWNAPFARWFVGGQINASYNILDKHMQSSIRNETAVLWEGENEERRKLTYSDMYTKVNKLANGLKKLGVRKGDRVTIYLPMIPELPMSMLACARIGATHSVIFSGFSAKAIVDRVNDSQSKVIITADGGYRRGKIIKLKEVVDEAVKSCGSIKSVITFNRANIDVTISQIDKEWDDVISNADDYCEPEKVESTHPLFILYTSGTTGKPKGVVHGTGGYLTYVYATTKWIFDIKPDDVYWCTADIGWVTGHTYIVYGPMLHGATVVMYEGAPDYPKVDRFWSIVERYGVSILYTTPTALRMFMRFGDQHAKAHNLNSLRLLGTVGESINPEVWLWYYRIIGQERCPIVDTWWQTETGAALISNVSGIEMVPMKPGSATFPMPSIDAAVVDEQGREVPANTKGYLVIRKPWPGMLLTLWNDDEKYKQVYWSRFSNVYYAGDYALIDEDGYVWLLGRADDVLKVAGHRLGTMELESAFVSHKAVAEAAVSGKPHDLKGEVVIAFLVLREGYAASDGLKKEIAEHIRNVVGAIATPEEIYFVSKLPKTRSGKIMRRLMKAVVSESGIGDVTTLEDEAAVDEVRKAYEELKKVVR, from the coding sequence ATGTCTGATTCGCCAATAAAGCTGTACCAGGAAAGTACGAAATTTAGGATTGCAAAGGGAACCGGTGATGGTAGAAGGCTACACGAGTTCAGGGCGTATGCATTAAAAGATCCGGAAAGATTTTGGGCGGAACAGGCTAGGTTCCTAACATGGTTCAAGCAATGGGAGAAGGTTCTTGAGTGGAACGCCCCTTTTGCAAGATGGTTTGTAGGCGGTCAGATAAATGCTTCCTACAACATACTGGATAAGCACATGCAATCCAGCATAAGGAACGAGACTGCCGTACTGTGGGAGGGTGAGAATGAGGAGCGGCGCAAGTTAACATATAGCGATATGTATACAAAGGTTAACAAACTTGCAAACGGTTTGAAGAAATTAGGTGTGCGTAAAGGAGACAGGGTTACCATTTATCTGCCAATGATACCAGAGCTTCCCATGTCAATGCTAGCATGTGCAAGGATAGGTGCAACGCATTCCGTAATATTCTCAGGTTTTAGCGCAAAGGCAATAGTTGATAGGGTAAATGACTCACAGTCAAAAGTGATCATAACCGCGGATGGCGGTTACAGGAGGGGAAAGATCATAAAGCTTAAGGAAGTTGTAGACGAAGCTGTAAAATCTTGTGGTAGCATAAAAAGCGTGATTACATTCAACAGGGCTAACATAGATGTAACTATCAGCCAGATAGACAAGGAATGGGATGATGTTATTAGCAATGCAGATGATTACTGCGAGCCTGAAAAAGTTGAAAGCACGCACCCCTTATTCATACTGTACACATCTGGAACAACAGGGAAGCCAAAGGGCGTTGTACATGGCACTGGCGGGTACCTTACATACGTTTACGCTACCACAAAATGGATATTTGACATCAAGCCAGATGATGTTTACTGGTGCACTGCAGATATCGGCTGGGTTACAGGTCACACATACATCGTATATGGCCCAATGTTGCATGGTGCTACCGTAGTCATGTATGAGGGCGCGCCAGATTATCCCAAGGTGGACAGGTTTTGGAGCATAGTTGAAAGATACGGTGTATCTATACTTTACACAACACCCACTGCATTGAGAATGTTCATGCGCTTTGGTGATCAACATGCAAAAGCTCACAATTTGAATTCGCTGCGCCTGCTCGGCACGGTCGGTGAATCAATTAACCCAGAAGTGTGGCTGTGGTATTATAGAATTATTGGGCAAGAAAGATGTCCCATAGTTGATACATGGTGGCAAACAGAAACAGGAGCAGCGCTGATAAGCAACGTTTCTGGTATAGAAATGGTGCCGATGAAGCCTGGCTCAGCCACATTCCCAATGCCTAGTATTGATGCTGCAGTCGTTGATGAGCAGGGAAGGGAGGTTCCTGCAAACACGAAAGGATACTTGGTAATAAGGAAGCCATGGCCTGGCATGTTACTTACACTATGGAATGATGATGAAAAGTACAAGCAGGTATACTGGTCAAGGTTCTCAAACGTATACTATGCTGGAGATTACGCATTGATAGACGAAGACGGTTACGTATGGTTATTGGGCCGTGCAGACGATGTGTTAAAAGTTGCTGGGCATAGGCTTGGAACCATGGAGCTAGAAAGCGCATTCGTTTCACACAAGGCAGTTGCAGAGGCAGCAGTCTCTGGTAAGCCACATGATTTGAAGGGCGAAGTGGTGATCGCATTCCTGGTGTTGAGAGAGGGCTATGCTGCAAGCGACGGTTTGAAGAAGGAGATCGCTGAACATATTAGAAATGTGGTAGGAGCGATCGCAACTCCAGAAGAGATCTACTTCGTAAGCAAATTGCCCAAGACGAGAAGCGGGAAGATAATGCGCAGGCTAATGAAGGCAGTTGTAAGCGAATCAGGCATAGGCGATGTAACGACGCTTGAGGACGAGGCAGCTGTAGATGAGGTAAGGAAGGCGTATGAAGAGCTGAAGAAGGTAGTACGTTAG
- a CDS encoding adenylate/guanylate cyclase domain-containing protein produces the protein MTLTGKADEAVIERIRARVSQTLQKGLQFETSTELSEKFLRRHVNNRVKLVILYADIEGSTRMSLTLPTQVLASIVQVFSQEMTMLTVGYGGYVLKYVGDALISFFPGEFDSRKACNNAVNCAHSMMKVVAEGLNTAFNDNGLPTIGIKVGIDFGDNLVVLYGRDPAKSYIDIVGSSISVAAKITAVASPGQIMIGQYVYELLDYELQKEFVEYKPSADIWTFKDPRNGTLYRLYSTI, from the coding sequence ATGACTCTTACTGGCAAGGCCGATGAGGCAGTTATTGAAAGAATAAGAGCTAGAGTTTCTCAGACATTGCAGAAGGGCCTGCAGTTTGAGACCAGCACTGAACTTTCTGAAAAGTTTCTTCGCAGGCATGTTAATAACAGGGTGAAGCTAGTAATTCTTTACGCAGATATAGAAGGATCTACAAGGATGAGCCTAACACTACCCACGCAGGTCCTTGCCTCCATAGTGCAGGTATTTTCGCAAGAGATGACTATGCTGACGGTAGGTTATGGCGGTTATGTTTTAAAGTACGTTGGGGACGCTCTAATATCATTTTTCCCAGGAGAGTTTGATAGCAGGAAAGCGTGCAACAACGCAGTTAACTGCGCACATTCAATGATGAAGGTTGTTGCCGAGGGTCTTAACACCGCTTTCAATGACAACGGTTTGCCTACAATAGGTATCAAGGTGGGCATAGACTTTGGTGACAACCTTGTGGTGCTCTATGGCAGGGATCCTGCAAAATCTTACATAGACATTGTAGGTTCTAGCATAAGCGTAGCTGCAAAGATAACAGCTGTTGCAAGCCCAGGTCAGATAATGATCGGTCAATACGTGTACGAGTTGCTTGATTATGAACTACAGAAAGAGTTTGTAGAATACAAACCATCAGCGGACATTTGGACTTTTAAGGATCCAAGAAACGGAACCTTGTATAGGCTGTATTCAACAATTTAA
- a CDS encoding universal stress protein: MLRQPIRIIILTVDASDTSVRAAKYAIKLATALNAYVIAIHVVAVPLFIPE, translated from the coding sequence ATGCTCAGACAACCCATTAGAATCATCATTCTTACTGTGGATGCCTCAGACACATCGGTCAGGGCTGCAAAGTACGCCATTAAACTTGCGACGGCGCTTAACGCATATGTGATAGCAATACATGTCGTTGCTGTACCGTTATTCATTCCAGAGTAA
- a CDS encoding DUF192 domain-containing protein: MQKKLLIIVPVIAAVLIAIALFLPVTSRIQQTQPVPFEYEVRKITIDGVPLIVEVADDSEKTARGLMYRDHLPEDRGMLFIFEREHRYQFWMMNMKINLDIIWLDSNGKVVHIVEDAKPCIDEGHTSLCTYNPDEPAKYVLEVNAGFVQKYGINENSVMKVIP, translated from the coding sequence GTGCAAAAAAAGTTACTGATCATCGTACCTGTAATTGCTGCCGTATTAATAGCTATAGCGCTCTTCTTACCAGTAACAAGCAGAATCCAACAAACGCAACCAGTACCATTTGAATATGAAGTGCGGAAGATAACCATAGATGGTGTACCGCTGATAGTTGAAGTAGCTGATGATAGTGAGAAGACAGCGAGGGGTCTGATGTATAGGGATCACTTGCCTGAAGATCGGGGAATGTTATTCATATTCGAACGGGAGCACAGATACCAGTTCTGGATGATGAACATGAAGATCAATTTAGACATTATATGGCTTGATTCCAATGGTAAGGTCGTACATATAGTAGAAGATGCAAAGCCTTGCATAGATGAGGGGCACACATCGTTGTGCACATATAACCCAGACGAGCCAGCTAAATATGTATTGGAGGTTAATGCCGGCTTTGTGCAAAAATATGGTATAAATGAAAACTCTGTCATGAAGGTAATTCCCTAA
- a CDS encoding universal stress protein, with translation MSKDMQVKKILVPIDGSEASLRTAKYALMLANQLNAPIVLLHVISIPQFPRYFKSVDQYYKVARIEAESWFDVIKNLPESKNLKITTKIITGAISVVESIIEYARNEDVRLIIIGTRGRSRFTRLLLGSVASGVVTHADCPVLLVK, from the coding sequence ATGTCAAAAGATATGCAGGTGAAGAAGATACTGGTTCCAATAGATGGATCGGAGGCGTCACTCAGAACTGCAAAATATGCTCTAATGTTGGCAAATCAACTCAATGCGCCAATTGTTTTACTTCATGTTATAAGCATACCCCAGTTTCCGCGCTACTTTAAATCGGTAGATCAATACTACAAGGTTGCCAGAATAGAAGCAGAGTCGTGGTTTGATGTCATTAAGAACCTACCTGAGAGTAAAAACCTAAAGATAACAACTAAAATTATTACAGGTGCAATCTCTGTTGTAGAGTCAATTATAGAGTATGCAAGAAATGAAGATGTTAGACTCATTATAATAGGAACGCGAGGGAGATCGAGATTCACCAGATTGCTGCTTGGAAGTGTGGCAAGCGGTGTTGTGACACATGCCGACTGCCCTGTGCTGCTTGTGAAGTAA